The following proteins are co-located in the Vidua macroura isolate BioBank_ID:100142 chromosome 1, ASM2450914v1, whole genome shotgun sequence genome:
- the TMUB1 gene encoding transmembrane and ubiquitin-like domain-containing protein 1, translating into MALIEGVGDEVTLLFALLLAAAVLGLAWASTRAPEPAAPPTEAAPSTAPAERKASTPAPAPAPAEGAAASDEAAGLRHRSPPAAGPEGPAEPTLVLRLKFLNDTERLARVRPGDTVGALKRTYFPGQEQQVRLIYQGQLLRDDTQSLAGLHLGHLSVLHCHLSPPSVAPTAPGSPGPRSPAPAALGVGSLALPLFVLLLALLWYLQLQHRHVFTATATTCLAGLTLLVTFVAFAMYRR; encoded by the exons ATGGCGCTCATCGAGGGCGTCGGCGATGAGGTGACGCTGCTGTTCGCGCTGCTGCTGGCGGCCGCCGTGCTGGGGCTCGCCTGGGCCTCCACGCGCGCCCCCGAGCCCGCGGCGCCGCCGACTGAGGCGGCCCCGAGCACGGCCCCCGCCGAGCGCAAGGCCTcgaccccggccccggccccggccccggccgaaGGAGCGGCGGCGTCCGATGAGGCGGCGGGGCTGCGGCACCGGAGCCCTCCCGCGGCCGGCCCCGAGGGCCCCGCCGAGCCCACGCTGGTGCTGCGGCTCAAGTTCCTGAACGACACGGAGCGCCTGGCGCGGGTGCGCCCCGGGGACACCGTGGGTGCGCTCAAGAG GACCTACTTcccggggcaggagcagcaggtgcgGTTGATCTaccaggggcagctgctgcgTGACGAcacccagagcctggcagggctgcacCTGGGCCACCTGAGCGTCCTGCACTGCCACCTGTCCCCGCCCAGCGTGGCCCCCACggcccccggcagccccggtccccgcagccccgcgcccgccgcgctgGGCGTGGGCAGCCTGGCGCTGCCGCTCTtcgtgctgctgctggccctgctctggtacctgcagctgcagcaccgaCACGTCTTCACCGCCACCGCCACCACCTGCCTGGCCGGCCTCACCCTGCTCGTCACCTTCGTGGCCTTCGCCATGTACCGCAGAtag